A window of Sulfobacillus thermosulfidooxidans contains these coding sequences:
- a CDS encoding peptidoglycan-binding protein, translating into MHYRFLAGALMTGATAALGMMISGSAEAASIPETTQMLAQQHPAMNQVLQQGSVGHWVATLQADLYLLGYHSVGTDDGIFGPKTLAALKAFQENNGFAPTGVTSPPVWQDILAGFNLTPRYTGPMTFSVNVPPINAQEHPALYQKLSIGSQGHWVATLQADLKLLGYTQVGPTDGIFGPKTQAAVEAFQRAQGLTPSGVTTYDTWKQILIGLGILAPNTDLTAANTAQTSVSNTTSSQNTQGTQAANVSDASQVSSSSSSTPSTIDGRPVIAVYHMRATAYGPSLKDNYPYGPVDAFGQPLEPGMIAVDPSLIPLKSYVYVTGYTDPNLPAGGFLGRAMDTGGAIVGHRIDIFMDANSQTVSNFGIEPVTVYVLGK; encoded by the coding sequence ATGCATTATCGTTTTCTTGCCGGAGCCCTAATGACTGGGGCGACTGCAGCACTCGGTATGATGATTTCTGGATCTGCTGAAGCTGCCTCAATTCCCGAAACCACTCAAATGTTAGCGCAGCAACATCCTGCCATGAATCAAGTGCTCCAACAAGGGAGCGTGGGACACTGGGTGGCCACACTACAAGCCGATCTCTATTTATTGGGATACCACAGTGTCGGAACGGATGATGGAATCTTTGGACCCAAAACGCTGGCGGCTCTTAAGGCCTTCCAGGAAAATAACGGGTTTGCTCCTACAGGAGTGACCAGTCCGCCCGTTTGGCAAGATATTTTAGCTGGGTTTAATCTGACTCCGCGTTACACCGGTCCTATGACATTCTCCGTCAATGTGCCTCCCATTAATGCACAAGAACATCCAGCACTTTATCAGAAACTCTCCATCGGTTCCCAAGGACATTGGGTGGCGACGCTACAAGCTGACCTAAAGTTACTGGGGTATACTCAAGTGGGACCGACAGATGGAATTTTTGGACCTAAAACCCAGGCAGCGGTGGAAGCTTTTCAGCGAGCTCAGGGACTGACCCCTTCGGGTGTAACCACATATGATACCTGGAAACAGATTTTGATTGGTCTCGGAATTTTAGCGCCCAATACTGATCTGACCGCTGCAAATACGGCACAAACAAGTGTCAGCAACACGACCTCCAGTCAGAACACCCAAGGCACCCAAGCGGCTAACGTATCAGACGCGTCGCAAGTGTCCTCGTCGTCTTCCTCTACGCCCAGCACGATTGATGGCCGCCCCGTGATTGCGGTCTATCATATGCGCGCAACGGCATATGGTCCGAGTCTTAAAGACAACTACCCCTACGGACCGGTCGATGCATTTGGCCAACCTTTGGAACCGGGAATGATTGCTGTGGATCCATCACTCATTCCATTAAAATCCTACGTGTACGTGACCGGATACACCGATCCCAATTTGCCGGCCGGCGGATTTTTAGGCCGCGCAATGGATACAGGTGGAGCGATTGTGGGACACCGAATTGACATATTCATGGATGCCAATTCTCAAACCGTCTCCAACTTTGGCATTGAGCCCGTTACCGTCTATGTTCTAGGCAAGTAA
- a CDS encoding GtrA family protein, which translates to MSRLWQFIQFVSVGLGNAIIDLLVFNGLYWLIPTRNVDQLVVYNTLAVMAAILNSYIWNSRWTFRQNVKKHGKEALRQRVLFIVQSLINIVVNDLILWLIAPLVLQIHAIPHVMANNIAKLAAMFLASLTSFIMMKLIVFT; encoded by the coding sequence ATGAGTCGGCTATGGCAATTTATCCAATTCGTATCGGTCGGATTGGGGAATGCCATAATCGATCTATTAGTTTTTAATGGGTTGTATTGGCTCATTCCTACACGGAATGTCGATCAGCTCGTGGTGTATAACACGTTAGCGGTAATGGCTGCAATCCTTAACAGCTATATTTGGAATAGTCGCTGGACATTTCGCCAGAATGTTAAAAAGCATGGGAAAGAAGCGCTGCGTCAACGCGTTTTGTTTATTGTGCAGTCACTAATTAATATTGTGGTAAACGATTTAATTTTGTGGTTAATTGCTCCTTTAGTCTTGCAGATTCATGCCATTCCCCATGTCATGGCCAACAATATTGCTAAATTGGCAGCGATGTTTTTAGCTTCCCTAACAAGTTTTATTATGATGAAACTCATTGTATTTACGTAA